The Salmo salar chromosome ssa06, Ssal_v3.1, whole genome shotgun sequence genome window below encodes:
- the LOC106606524 gene encoding centriolar coiled-coil protein of 110 kDa isoform X2: protein MDMESYEDFCLRSLARLQTESQGKSQGQQTGCEPTGPVEALSFIHFHGRAVLSPLLSVEQRSEMSQYRQRAAQLEVDRQALRSSSLLARVQDILDNAQVDKVPEMEGKMDLPTPPYCLSPKPETVNGYTLVTDSPGLPRGGGVVGLHIMDRPTTPQPESPIVLNGYRAEEREKQVEEERWEVEEEMRRGEEEIGGGQDVSFQSLLRRSREYVEREQAQRGSKVIGRVTSTTPPVESLSDKENESRSPLGEMKPEQGYSLRHSPLNPPQTQAHIQQQSQYPAQAQAQYQAVCDPYDSRFSCLSSGLPDPYALLPSPEPSMSPRPHRRRPRPVSTGNIMISFPIGSADLIPRGLVGRHQESAVVMATGVMRSPERGSGISDDSSSRRGSQCGTSPVQEKSCSPVSTSGTGSHGHHDVISSGFRRRCHTLDSQLHSSHSASGPGMDRSQERLPRLMGGVPRLAPSRRSPAVPLNQSYEVENPSATLLRPHVRPLTPDLSPCQMRLEREGPQGPHDGRIAPISSLEEQDSKTEETQRRVSALEEMQRRLEEEHALQMSLLMAEQEREQQRLCQELDEKGKRLREQGCGRLLSGDGGGLSPSCPGLSPTLSATDRSPRHSVHSMGFSSPLSSSAPSPSMQPPVYLWGPTWGASKPRGRLSQVVTVEQQRALCRLGAISCGFLTRRLLQTEKVKQLRQTVQDTQEFIRSFQTEAPQKRGSISAQDLSLQERVRAQLRAARYDVHDIFFEMPLEERLALLQLDREVRTEKKLREMEKARTPNDRVLSAATQRSLDRKKRVGESPGQARKVQKKPKSPPTNRILKPSQGQNASVPVCLSGAGTEIPLRTE from the exons ATGGACATGGAGAGTTACGAGGACTTCTGCCTGCGGAGCCTGGCCAGACTGCAGACTGAGAGCCAGGGGAAGAGCCAAGGCCAACAGACAGGCTGTGAGCCAACTGGTCCTGTGGAAGCTCTCTCCTTCATCCACTTCCATGGAAGGGCTGTGCTCTCACCCTTG CTGAGTGTGGAGCAGCGCAGCGAGATGTCCCAGTACAGACAGAGGGCTGCCCAGCTTGAGGTGGACAGACAGGCACTACGCAGCAGCAGCCTGCTGGCCAGGGTTCAGGACATTCTGGACAATGCTCAG GTGGACAAAGTACCAGAGATGGAGGGTAAAATGGATCTACCAACTCCACCATATTGCCTTTCCCCAAAACCTGAGACAGTGAATGGCTACACCCTGGTCACAGACTCCCCTGGGCTACCCAGGGGCGGTGGTGTGGTTGGGCTACACATTATGGATCGGCCCACCACCCCTCAACCTGAGTCCCCCATAGTCCTGAATGGGtacagggcagaggagagagagaagcaggtagaggaggagaggtgggaggtagaggaggagatgaggaggggagaggaggagataggggGCGGTCAGGATGTGAGTTTCCAGAGCCTTCTGAGGAGGTCGAGGGAGTATGTGGAGAGAGAGCAGGCCCAGAGGGGGTCAAAGGTCATCGGCAGGGTCACTTCAACCACCCCGCCTGTGGAGAGCCTCTCTGACAAGGAGAACGAGAGCCGCAGTCCTCTGGGAGAGATGAAACCTGAACAGGGGTACAGCCTGCGCCACAGTCCGCTAAACCCACCTCAGACCCAGGCCCACATCCAGCAACAGAGTCAGTATCCTGCCCAAGCTCAAGCCCAGTACCAGGCTGTGTGTGACCCATATGACTCTCGGTTTAGCTGCCTCTCGTCTGGCCTCCCCGACCCTTACGCCCTCCTGCCCAGCCCTGAACCCAGCATGAGTCCCCGCCCCCATCGTCGCCGACCACGTCCAGTGTCCACTGGTAACATCATGATCTCCTTCCCCATTGGCTCGGCCGACCTCATCCCCAGAGGGCTAGTGGGGAGGCACCAGGAGAGCGCTGTTGTCATGGCGACAGGGGTGATGAGGTCACCAGAACGGGGGTCAGGCATCAGTGACGATAGCAGTAGTCGTCGTGGCAGCCAGTGTGGCACCAGCCCGGTCCAGGAGAAGAGCTGCAGCCCAGTCAGTACCTCCGGAACTGGTTCACATGGGCATCATGATGTCATCAGCTCCGGGTTTCGCCGGCGCTGCCACACCCTAGACAGCCAGCTCCACTCCTCCCAttctgcctcaggacctggcATGGACCGCAGCCAGGAGAGGCTCCCGCGCTTAATGGGGGGAGTGCCTCGTTTGGCCCCGAGCCGTAGGAGCCCCGCTGTCCCCCTGAATCAGTCCTATGAGGTGGAGAACCCCTCGGCCACGCTGCTAAGGCCCCACGTGAGAcccttgacccctgacctctctccTTGCCAGATGAGGCTGGAACGTGAGGGGCCTCAGGGGCCCCATGATGGACGGATCGCACCCATCTCTTCTCTAGAGGAGCAGGACAGtaagacag aggagACCCAGCGACGTGTGAGTGCTCTGGAGGAGATGCAGAGGCGTCTGGAGGAGGAGCATGCCCTGCAGATGTCTCTTCTCATGgctgaacaggagagagaacaacagCGCCTCTGTCAG GAGCTGGATGAGAAGGGGAAGAGGCTGAGAGAGCAGGGGTGTGGCCGGCTCCTGAGTGGGGACGGTGGTGGCCTCAGCCCTTCCTGCCCTGGCCTTAGCCCCACCCTGAGTGCTACTGATAGGTCACCTAGACACAGTGTACACAGCATGG gtttctcCTCTCCACTGAGCTCCagtgctccctctccctccatgcaGCCTCCTGTCTACCTGTGGGGGCCCACCTGGGGGGCCAGCAAGCCCCGGGGAAGGCTCAGtcag GTTGTGACAGTTGAACAGCAGAGGGCGCTGTGTCGTCTGGGAGCCATCAGTTGTGGGTTCCTCACCCGCAGACTGCTCCAGACAGAGAAGGTGAAACAGCTGCGCCAGACCGTTCAG GACACACAAGAGTTCATCCGCTCGTTCCAGACTGAAGCTCCACAGAAGAGAGGTTCCATATCAGCACAGGACCTATCTCTGCAGGAGAGAGTCAGGGCACAG TTGCGTGCGGCTCGATATGACGTCCATGACATCTTCTTTGAGATGCCCCTGGAGGAGAGGCTGGCTCTGCTGCAGCTGGACAGAGAGGTTCGCACAGAGAAGAAGCTACGAGAAATG GAGAAAGCCAGgactcctaatgacagggtgctGTCTGCTGCCACACAGAGGTCACTGGACAGGAAGAAGAG GGTGGGTGAGTCTCCAGGACAAGCCAGGAAAGTACAGAAGAAGCCAAAGAGCCCTCCCACTAAcag gatCCTGAAGCCAAGTCAGGGTCAGAACGCCTCAGTCCCAG tctgtctgtcaggagctgGTACAGAAATACCCCTGAGGACAGAGTGA
- the LOC106606524 gene encoding centriolar coiled-coil protein of 110 kDa isoform X1, which produces MDMESYEDFCLRSLARLQTESQGKSQGQQTGCEPTGPVEALSFIHFHGRAVLSPLLSVEQRSEMSQYRQRAAQLEVDRQALRSSSLLARVQDILDNAQVDKVPEMEGKMDLPTPPYCLSPKPETVNGYTLVTDSPGLPRGGGVVGLHIMDRPTTPQPESPIVLNGYRAEEREKQVEEERWEVEEEMRRGEEEIGGGQDVSFQSLLRRSREYVEREQAQRGSKVIGRVTSTTPPVESLSDKENESRSPLGEMKPEQGYSLRHSPLNPPQTQAHIQQQSQYPAQAQAQYQAVCDPYDSRFSCLSSGLPDPYALLPSPEPSMSPRPHRRRPRPVSTGNIMISFPIGSADLIPRGLVGRHQESAVVMATGVMRSPERGSGISDDSSSRRGSQCGTSPVQEKSCSPVSTSGTGSHGHHDVISSGFRRRCHTLDSQLHSSHSASGPGMDRSQERLPRLMGGVPRLAPSRRSPAVPLNQSYEVENPSATLLRPHVRPLTPDLSPCQMRLEREGPQGPHDGRIAPISSLEEQDSKTEETQRRVSALEEMQRRLEEEHALQMSLLMAEQEREQQRLCQELDEKGKRLREQGCGRLLSGDGGGLSPSCPGLSPTLSATDRSPRHSVHSMGFSSPLSSSAPSPSMQPPVYLWGPTWGASKPRGRLSQVVTVEQQRALCRLGAISCGFLTRRLLQTEKVKQLRQTVQDTQEFIRSFQTEAPQKRGSISAQDLSLQERVRAQLRAARYDVHDIFFEMPLEERLALLQLDREVRTEKKLREMEKARTPNDRVLSAATQRSLDRKKRVGESPGQARKVQKKPKSPPTNRILKPSQGQNASVPGQLNRQGLSVRSWYRNTPEDRVRRSDSLKKQNSLG; this is translated from the exons ATGGACATGGAGAGTTACGAGGACTTCTGCCTGCGGAGCCTGGCCAGACTGCAGACTGAGAGCCAGGGGAAGAGCCAAGGCCAACAGACAGGCTGTGAGCCAACTGGTCCTGTGGAAGCTCTCTCCTTCATCCACTTCCATGGAAGGGCTGTGCTCTCACCCTTG CTGAGTGTGGAGCAGCGCAGCGAGATGTCCCAGTACAGACAGAGGGCTGCCCAGCTTGAGGTGGACAGACAGGCACTACGCAGCAGCAGCCTGCTGGCCAGGGTTCAGGACATTCTGGACAATGCTCAG GTGGACAAAGTACCAGAGATGGAGGGTAAAATGGATCTACCAACTCCACCATATTGCCTTTCCCCAAAACCTGAGACAGTGAATGGCTACACCCTGGTCACAGACTCCCCTGGGCTACCCAGGGGCGGTGGTGTGGTTGGGCTACACATTATGGATCGGCCCACCACCCCTCAACCTGAGTCCCCCATAGTCCTGAATGGGtacagggcagaggagagagagaagcaggtagaggaggagaggtgggaggtagaggaggagatgaggaggggagaggaggagataggggGCGGTCAGGATGTGAGTTTCCAGAGCCTTCTGAGGAGGTCGAGGGAGTATGTGGAGAGAGAGCAGGCCCAGAGGGGGTCAAAGGTCATCGGCAGGGTCACTTCAACCACCCCGCCTGTGGAGAGCCTCTCTGACAAGGAGAACGAGAGCCGCAGTCCTCTGGGAGAGATGAAACCTGAACAGGGGTACAGCCTGCGCCACAGTCCGCTAAACCCACCTCAGACCCAGGCCCACATCCAGCAACAGAGTCAGTATCCTGCCCAAGCTCAAGCCCAGTACCAGGCTGTGTGTGACCCATATGACTCTCGGTTTAGCTGCCTCTCGTCTGGCCTCCCCGACCCTTACGCCCTCCTGCCCAGCCCTGAACCCAGCATGAGTCCCCGCCCCCATCGTCGCCGACCACGTCCAGTGTCCACTGGTAACATCATGATCTCCTTCCCCATTGGCTCGGCCGACCTCATCCCCAGAGGGCTAGTGGGGAGGCACCAGGAGAGCGCTGTTGTCATGGCGACAGGGGTGATGAGGTCACCAGAACGGGGGTCAGGCATCAGTGACGATAGCAGTAGTCGTCGTGGCAGCCAGTGTGGCACCAGCCCGGTCCAGGAGAAGAGCTGCAGCCCAGTCAGTACCTCCGGAACTGGTTCACATGGGCATCATGATGTCATCAGCTCCGGGTTTCGCCGGCGCTGCCACACCCTAGACAGCCAGCTCCACTCCTCCCAttctgcctcaggacctggcATGGACCGCAGCCAGGAGAGGCTCCCGCGCTTAATGGGGGGAGTGCCTCGTTTGGCCCCGAGCCGTAGGAGCCCCGCTGTCCCCCTGAATCAGTCCTATGAGGTGGAGAACCCCTCGGCCACGCTGCTAAGGCCCCACGTGAGAcccttgacccctgacctctctccTTGCCAGATGAGGCTGGAACGTGAGGGGCCTCAGGGGCCCCATGATGGACGGATCGCACCCATCTCTTCTCTAGAGGAGCAGGACAGtaagacag aggagACCCAGCGACGTGTGAGTGCTCTGGAGGAGATGCAGAGGCGTCTGGAGGAGGAGCATGCCCTGCAGATGTCTCTTCTCATGgctgaacaggagagagaacaacagCGCCTCTGTCAG GAGCTGGATGAGAAGGGGAAGAGGCTGAGAGAGCAGGGGTGTGGCCGGCTCCTGAGTGGGGACGGTGGTGGCCTCAGCCCTTCCTGCCCTGGCCTTAGCCCCACCCTGAGTGCTACTGATAGGTCACCTAGACACAGTGTACACAGCATGG gtttctcCTCTCCACTGAGCTCCagtgctccctctccctccatgcaGCCTCCTGTCTACCTGTGGGGGCCCACCTGGGGGGCCAGCAAGCCCCGGGGAAGGCTCAGtcag GTTGTGACAGTTGAACAGCAGAGGGCGCTGTGTCGTCTGGGAGCCATCAGTTGTGGGTTCCTCACCCGCAGACTGCTCCAGACAGAGAAGGTGAAACAGCTGCGCCAGACCGTTCAG GACACACAAGAGTTCATCCGCTCGTTCCAGACTGAAGCTCCACAGAAGAGAGGTTCCATATCAGCACAGGACCTATCTCTGCAGGAGAGAGTCAGGGCACAG TTGCGTGCGGCTCGATATGACGTCCATGACATCTTCTTTGAGATGCCCCTGGAGGAGAGGCTGGCTCTGCTGCAGCTGGACAGAGAGGTTCGCACAGAGAAGAAGCTACGAGAAATG GAGAAAGCCAGgactcctaatgacagggtgctGTCTGCTGCCACACAGAGGTCACTGGACAGGAAGAAGAG GGTGGGTGAGTCTCCAGGACAAGCCAGGAAAGTACAGAAGAAGCCAAAGAGCCCTCCCACTAAcag gatCCTGAAGCCAAGTCAGGGTCAGAACGCCTCAGTCCCAGGTCAGCTAAACCGACAGGG tctgtctgtcaggagctgGTACAGAAATACCCCTGAGGACAGAGTGAGACGCTCAGACAGCCTGAAGAAGCAGAACTCCCTGGGTTAA